The genomic region TTTGGTTAAATCTCCTAAATGCTTAGTGTTGTGTTCCTAATGTAAGGTTACAAGAGATTTAACAACCCGTAAACAGGTTTAGTCATTGCTAATCTCCATTGTCGTCGTCCCCCTCAGATGGCTCATTTCAAGATCCCACGCTACGTGACATTTGTGAATAGCTACCCGCTCACTGTTTCAGGGAAGGTAAAGCCTCCTAACCACACCCTTCATCTGTTTTGCCCTTCTGGGAGGAATTTGCACTAATTTGGGGAATAAGAGCCTCCACTAAATGACTTAAGTGTATTACCCTTCTGAAAACCCAACTGACATTTAACAATCCTGGACAATGAGACTGATTTTCCtcccttcttttttttaattcgTTTCAGATCCAGAAGAACAAACTACGTGAGCAAATGGTGACGCTTCTGTCCCTGTGAAAAGAATGTGGGAACGTGGCTATGGCTCCGTCCTCAgatgccttcttttttttttttgctctgccACAGCAGCTGCTGGAAGCCAGTATACTTTGAGCCAGTTGGGCATTTCAgtgcttttatttttcagaactGGTTGAAACAGTTTTATTAGAAACAGGATCATGAATAAAAAGTGAAAGTATGTATAGGAATGTGCCATACACATTATAATCAGCTAAACACTGAGCTGTTTTGGGTTATTTCTGGGGCCAAACCTGATCATGTGAAAGCCTTGGGAACCCCACCGCCTtgtcaattaaaacatgttgcaTAATTAAAAGCCGGTGTCGGTTTGTCTGTTGATAATGGACGAAAGAAGTGTTTAGCTATCCCCTTGACCTCAGTTGCAGGTAATATCTGTTAAGACTTTAAAACGCCTCTGAAGCACGCATACATAGAAGCACGCAGACACAGCTGGTAAGTATTTCCTCTTTTCCTCTGATACATATGCTCTGCACCTGAGCCTGAGCGAAGTCTACGCCATCTCTGGATGGGAGACCCTGAAACAGGGCCAAAAGGATCATGTGTTGCTTGTTGTGCTTCTGAGTTCTGCTGGGGGTTAGTCTAAATACTTAAAATTGAAAATagtctgataaaaaaaaaaaaaaaatcactgagaggcttttttttattgctttataGTGACCAATTGATCAGCATAGCAAATCGCACTAGAAAtatgtttcattattttgaacAGCTTTCTTATGCACACTTTTACCAAAGTTAACTGTATAAACACCATCAACAATGACCAGGCTCCTAATAACACTGCACACTTAATCAGAAAATCATATGGACCTTATTCCATTTGCAGGTGTTTGTCAGAGGTGATGGACCACAATGTGACAAAGAAATAGATAACTTAAAATGTGTTAACTGAATGCAGAGACTTGATACTGGGACCAAATGACAAGCAAAGCAAGGATTCACAAGTATTCACACACAAATGCTGGAGATTTAGATGAGCTTTTGTTGGATTGCCTGTTCCCAAAGTTAAGTCCTCCATAAACACCTTCAATAATCCTGCTAGCATGGACCAGCACAAACGTGATTTCAACCACTGCGATGCTGAGCCAGACCCCATATCAAAAGATATGGGGTTCTCAGGTTCTCTCTAAATCAGCCATAAATCCAGATTGTCAATAGCCAAGAGTAACATAGCCTGTTGAATTCAAAGGCTTTCATGAAAATAAGCAAAGCAGGGTCTCCAAAACGGAATTGAAATTGTTTCTTTTGTCTCCAGGTTCTAAAGGTTATTGTGAAACAATCTCCTTCTGAGTCATTATCCATACGTAAGTGATAGTACATCTCTCTTAGAGAGCATAACATCCAGCAATCTAGTGGAACAGAAGTGAGATCTAGCTagctgttgtttttctctctgattTAGCCTAGTCTTTGGGCAGGGGGATCCCAAGCGCCGTGGGATGGTGGCCCAGCATCTGTGCTTCTGCTTGGGCCACCCGTTCCTCAGTGCAGCACTCCTGAAGGAACACTGTTGCCAGGTTGTGCAGGCGTGGGCTCTGGGAAATGGAGAAGCGCAACATGCACTGTAGCACTGCGGCATCAGTGGTTTGGGCAGAAGAGGCAGGAGTGGTGAGGTTCATGAGCGTAGTGATGGCAGAAAGCACAGTCTCCTCCCGCCGGCTAGACAGGCAACCGGTTACCAAAGGAATGGCTTCACTTTGTAGGATTTGGTCACGGCACTCCCGATCCATACTCAGATTACACAGGCCCCCTGGGAATACATAGAAATAAATCAGTGTTGGCGTGAGTATCTCCTATCAAATATCTGTACTAGATATGTA from Esox lucius isolate fEsoLuc1 chromosome 5, fEsoLuc1.pri, whole genome shotgun sequence harbors:
- the armc7 gene encoding armadillo repeat-containing protein 7 — encoded protein: MMSEKSSATGSDRFKYLQMLVTEFQDTDSDEAKEQVLANLANFAYDPKNLEDLRTLQVIELFLDMLTEENENFVEFGIGGLCNLSMDRECRDQILQSEAIPLVTGCLSSRREETVLSAITTLMNLTTPASSAQTTDAAVLQCMLRFSISQSPRLHNLATVFLQECCTEERVAQAEAQMLGHHPTALGIPLPKD